The following are encoded in a window of Saccharothrix longispora genomic DNA:
- a CDS encoding discoidin domain-containing protein — MSPTTRARSRLTASLLALSLTALALVSPVAQGAPAAALVDDDDANTYWQTDSLPRSVGLDLGAPTRIDQVALSLPEHFGERDQTFSIRTSLDGKGLSTLVPSGTHTFRPAEKNRVTFDVAPTLVRFVQVEVTANSADEGAQLAEVDVRRVVDAQAPLPATYTASSHADVYQAPNAGDGNQATYWESANNAFPQWLRADLGAAVKVDRVVLKTPLSGWGARTQTLAVQTSADGTSFSDLVPSAQHTFQPSANNTATIEFTSTTTRYLRLLITGNTGWPAGQISEFELHGPSGGDAQAPTAPTNLACTTPQSGQIRLTWNAATDNVGVTGYDVYANGQLRTSVAGSALSYTDTQPDGLAVTYQVVAKDAAGNQSPRSASVTRPGNPGPPGTNLAKGKPTTADSHAFTFVAANAVDDDVNTYWEAAAHPGTLTTRLGANADVSSVTVKLNPSSAWGARTQNLQVLGREQGTTGFTDLVPARDYRFDPASGNAVTIPLAARVADVRLRITSNTGAPGGQVAEFQVFGTAAPNPDLTVTGTSFTPVSPVETSAITLSATVRNAGTAASAATDVTFFLGSDAVGTAQVGALAAGASATATAAIGPRGSGSYQYAAKVDETKKVVEQDEANNARLHPSALVVTPVPSSDLVASVGWSPTNPSDGQATAFTAVLRNDGSIATAGGAHGITLTLLNGSGGTVRTLTGSYAGVLQPGQSAQVALGSWTAANGNHTVRTQVAVDANEIAARQGNNRTDQSLFVGRGANVPWQHVEAEDGVTAGGASRIGPNRVIGDLAGEASGRRAVTLNATGQSVEFTTTAPTNTLVTRFSIPDSAGGGGIASTVNVYVNGTFHKALDLHSRHIWLYGNEASPGNSPSAGGPRHIYDEASTMLDGTFPAGTRIKLQKDAANGTNYAIDFVNFENAVAKANPDPARFVTPTGFGHQDVQNALDRFRMDTSGNLLGVYLPAGTYTTAQKFQVYGKPVQVVGAGPWFTKFVVPTTQENTDAGFRAESSVNGSVFRGFSFFGNYTSRIDGPGKVFDFANVSRITIDDIWAEHVVCLYWGANTDFTTIRNSRIRNTFADGVNMTNGSTDNLVQNIEARSTGDDSFALFSAIDAGGADEKNNVYENLTSLTTWRAAGLAVYGGFLNTFRNIHVADTLTYSGVTISSLDFGYPMNGFGPEPTTFSGITLVRTGGHFWGAQTFPGIWMFSASKPFRGIRVNDVDIVDPTYAGIMFQTKYNGSTPENPIQDTVLTDVSISGARLSGDQFQAKSGIGLWANEMPEANQGPAVGSVTFHGLRFSDNAENIRNRTSTFTINVNP; from the coding sequence ATGTCACCGACGACACGTGCTCGTTCACGCCTGACCGCCTCCCTGCTCGCACTGTCCCTCACCGCGTTGGCACTGGTCTCCCCCGTCGCCCAGGGGGCGCCCGCCGCCGCGCTGGTGGACGACGACGACGCGAACACCTACTGGCAGACCGACTCCCTGCCCCGGTCCGTCGGCCTCGACCTCGGCGCACCCACCCGGATCGACCAGGTCGCGCTGTCCCTGCCGGAGCACTTCGGCGAGCGCGACCAGACCTTCAGCATCCGCACGAGCCTCGACGGCAAGGGCCTGTCCACCCTGGTGCCCTCCGGCACGCACACCTTCCGCCCCGCCGAGAAGAACCGGGTCACGTTCGACGTCGCCCCGACGCTGGTCCGCTTCGTGCAGGTCGAGGTGACCGCGAACAGCGCGGACGAGGGGGCGCAACTGGCCGAGGTCGACGTCCGCCGGGTCGTCGACGCCCAGGCCCCGCTGCCCGCCACCTACACCGCGAGCAGCCACGCCGACGTCTACCAGGCGCCCAACGCCGGTGACGGCAACCAGGCCACCTACTGGGAGAGCGCCAACAACGCCTTCCCGCAGTGGCTGCGGGCGGACCTCGGCGCGGCGGTGAAGGTCGACCGGGTGGTGCTCAAGACCCCGCTGAGCGGCTGGGGGGCGCGCACGCAGACGCTGGCCGTGCAGACCAGCGCGGACGGCACGTCGTTCAGCGACCTCGTGCCGTCGGCGCAGCACACCTTCCAGCCGTCCGCGAACAACACCGCGACCATCGAGTTCACCTCGACCACCACGCGGTACCTGCGGCTGCTGATTACCGGCAACACCGGCTGGCCCGCCGGGCAGATCTCCGAGTTCGAGCTGCACGGCCCGTCGGGCGGCGACGCGCAGGCGCCCACCGCGCCGACGAACCTCGCGTGCACGACCCCGCAGTCCGGGCAGATCAGGCTCACCTGGAACGCGGCCACCGACAACGTCGGCGTCACCGGCTACGACGTGTACGCCAACGGTCAACTGCGCACCAGCGTGGCGGGCAGCGCGCTGTCCTACACCGACACCCAGCCCGACGGCCTCGCCGTCACCTACCAGGTGGTCGCCAAGGACGCGGCGGGCAACCAGTCGCCGCGGAGCGCGAGCGTCACCCGCCCCGGCAACCCCGGTCCGCCCGGCACGAACCTCGCCAAGGGCAAGCCCACCACAGCCGACTCCCACGCGTTCACCTTCGTCGCGGCCAACGCCGTGGACGACGACGTGAACACCTACTGGGAAGCCGCGGCCCACCCCGGCACGCTCACCACGCGACTCGGCGCCAACGCGGACGTCAGCTCGGTCACGGTCAAGCTGAACCCGTCGAGCGCGTGGGGCGCCCGCACGCAGAACCTCCAGGTCCTGGGTCGCGAGCAGGGCACGACCGGCTTCACGGACCTGGTGCCGGCGCGCGACTACCGGTTCGACCCGGCGTCGGGCAACGCGGTGACCATCCCGCTGGCCGCCCGCGTCGCGGACGTGCGGCTGCGCATCACGTCCAACACCGGCGCCCCCGGCGGCCAGGTCGCCGAGTTCCAGGTGTTCGGCACCGCCGCGCCCAACCCGGACCTGACCGTCACCGGCACGTCGTTCACCCCGGTCAGCCCGGTCGAGACGAGCGCCATCACCCTGTCGGCGACCGTGCGCAACGCGGGCACGGCGGCGTCCGCGGCCACCGACGTGACGTTCTTCCTCGGCTCCGACGCGGTCGGCACCGCCCAGGTGGGCGCGCTCGCGGCGGGCGCGTCGGCGACCGCGACGGCCGCCATCGGCCCGCGCGGCTCCGGCTCCTACCAGTACGCGGCGAAGGTCGACGAGACGAAGAAGGTCGTCGAGCAGGACGAGGCGAACAACGCCCGCCTGCACCCGTCCGCACTGGTCGTCACGCCGGTGCCCAGCTCGGACCTGGTCGCCTCGGTCGGCTGGTCGCCCACCAACCCGTCCGACGGCCAGGCCACGGCGTTCACCGCGGTCCTGCGCAACGACGGCTCGATCGCCACCGCGGGCGGCGCGCACGGCATCACGCTGACCCTCCTCAACGGGTCAGGCGGCACCGTGCGGACGCTGACCGGCAGCTACGCGGGCGTGCTCCAGCCGGGCCAGTCCGCGCAGGTCGCCCTGGGCTCGTGGACCGCCGCGAACGGCAACCACACCGTCCGCACCCAGGTCGCGGTGGACGCCAACGAGATCGCGGCCCGGCAGGGCAACAACCGCACCGACCAGTCCCTGTTCGTGGGCCGCGGCGCGAACGTGCCGTGGCAGCACGTCGAGGCCGAGGACGGCGTCACCGCGGGCGGGGCGAGCAGGATCGGCCCGAACCGCGTCATCGGCGACCTCGCCGGCGAAGCGTCCGGTCGGCGCGCGGTCACGCTGAACGCCACCGGCCAGTCGGTCGAGTTCACCACCACCGCGCCGACCAACACCCTGGTCACCCGGTTCTCCATCCCGGACTCGGCGGGAGGCGGCGGCATCGCGTCCACCGTCAACGTCTACGTCAACGGCACCTTCCACAAAGCGCTCGACCTGCACTCGCGCCACATCTGGCTGTACGGCAACGAGGCGAGTCCCGGAAACTCGCCGAGCGCCGGCGGTCCGCGGCACATCTACGACGAGGCGAGCACCATGCTCGACGGGACGTTCCCGGCGGGCACGAGGATCAAGCTCCAGAAGGACGCGGCGAACGGCACGAACTACGCCATCGACTTCGTGAACTTCGAGAACGCGGTCGCCAAGGCCAACCCCGACCCGGCGCGGTTCGTCACGCCGACCGGCTTCGGCCACCAGGACGTGCAGAACGCGCTGGACCGGTTCCGCATGGACACCAGCGGCAACCTGCTCGGCGTGTACCTGCCGGCCGGCACGTACACCACGGCGCAGAAGTTCCAGGTGTACGGCAAGCCGGTGCAGGTGGTCGGCGCCGGTCCGTGGTTCACGAAGTTCGTCGTGCCGACCACGCAGGAGAACACCGACGCGGGCTTCCGCGCCGAGTCCTCCGTCAACGGCTCGGTGTTCCGGGGCTTCAGCTTCTTCGGCAACTACACGTCCCGCATCGACGGCCCCGGCAAGGTGTTCGACTTCGCGAACGTCTCCCGGATCACCATCGACGACATCTGGGCCGAGCACGTGGTGTGCCTCTACTGGGGCGCGAACACCGACTTCACGACCATCAGGAACTCGCGCATCCGCAACACGTTCGCCGACGGCGTCAACATGACCAACGGCAGCACGGACAACCTCGTGCAGAACATCGAGGCGCGCTCGACCGGTGACGACAGCTTCGCGCTGTTCTCGGCGATCGACGCGGGCGGCGCGGACGAGAAGAACAACGTGTACGAGAACCTGACCTCGCTCACCACGTGGCGCGCGGCGGGCCTGGCCGTCTACGGCGGCTTCCTCAACACGTTCCGCAACATCCACGTCGCCGACACGCTGACCTACTCCGGTGTCACGATCAGCTCGCTGGACTTCGGCTACCCCATGAACGGCTTCGGCCCCGAGCCGACGACGTTCAGCGGGATCACCCTGGTCCGCACGGGCGGTCACTTCTGGGGCGCGCAGACGTTTCCGGGCATCTGGATGTTCTCGGCCTCCAAGCCGTTCCGGGGCATCAGGGTGAACGACGTCGACATCGTCGATCCGACGTACGCGGGCATCATGTTCCAGACCAAGTACAACGGGTCGACACCGGAGAACCCGATCCAGGACACCGTCCTGACCGATGTCTCGATCTCCGGGGCGCGGCTGAGCGGTGACCAGTTCCAGGCCAAGTCCGGCATCGGCCTGTGGGCGAACGAGATGCCCGAGGCCAACCAGGGCCCGGCGGTCGGCTCGGTGACGTTCCACGGCCTGCGGTTCAGCGACAACGCGGAGAACATCCGCAACCGCACGAGCACGTTCACCATCAACGTCAACCCGTAG
- a CDS encoding tetratricopeptide repeat protein, translating into MSDPKTAFAQALAELRGRVPDRSDEAVARRASAVVLPSGRRVPVNARRLGEWVAGQSVPRDFDAVLAVAMATGGVTGSAALRELWRAARRAPGRQDREPREPRATRVVVGRPPSDAAALRDRSALARAVDDALRAEDVRQVLLTGPGGVGKSQLATAVFHRARADVLVWVGARTRQSVLTGYARAWRALVGAEAGADEEAQADLFLDWLRTTTTPWLVVLDDVDDLAEPAGLWPAGDAGRSLVTTRRRDAALLRPDVRVVPVGMFDPDEAAAYLSARLSVDPRHSPAELVALADALGCFPLALSQAAAFLIDSGIGVRGYLDLLADRRQRVADLFPPSSPADEHDDTVAGTVRLAVERASTLAANALDVLGLVAVLSPDGIPEAVLLDGGRNLLALRALHRLNLVTHVGRVEAHALVQRTVRDLVPDPAAVAVAAADALEREWASADPDTAAALHRNAEVLRAVAGEHLWDGGMHPVLLRLARHLAAIGRPAAARDVAVALLARAVEPRDVVVLRTEVARSTGDLGDTTTALADLTGVRALAERELGRTDLATLWAREHHARFLMETGRIDAALTEFTALIADGGLPASHPLVVEAEDNRTLCLGLAGDVDGARDAATALVTVLRTELGPRHRQTLRALVGLGRWIGETGDAPAAVATYREAVEGLEAVVGRGAHDTFIARHNLAYWRALAGDLDTAIAEFDAAAADAERALGERHPTTLTYRGNLAFWRGVAGDPRAVEHLAALRRLVEDVFGPAHPRVLRTRQQRADLLHRAGRRAEAVDELRAVLVEMTRVQGENHPRTREAADLLDGWTGR; encoded by the coding sequence GTGAGCGACCCGAAGACGGCGTTCGCGCAGGCCCTGGCGGAGCTGCGCGGACGGGTGCCCGACCGGTCGGACGAGGCGGTGGCGAGGCGCGCGAGCGCGGTCGTCCTGCCGTCGGGGCGGCGGGTACCGGTCAACGCCCGGCGGCTGGGGGAGTGGGTGGCAGGCCAGTCCGTGCCGCGCGACTTCGACGCCGTGCTGGCCGTGGCGATGGCGACCGGCGGCGTGACCGGGTCGGCCGCGCTGCGCGAGCTGTGGCGTGCCGCCCGACGGGCGCCCGGACGGCAGGACCGCGAGCCGCGGGAGCCCCGCGCCACCAGGGTCGTCGTCGGCCGACCGCCCAGCGACGCGGCGGCGCTGCGCGACCGGTCGGCACTGGCGCGGGCCGTGGACGACGCGCTGCGCGCCGAGGACGTCCGGCAGGTGCTGCTGACCGGGCCCGGCGGCGTCGGCAAGTCGCAGCTCGCGACCGCCGTGTTCCACCGGGCGCGGGCCGACGTGCTCGTGTGGGTGGGCGCGCGGACCAGGCAGTCCGTGCTCACCGGGTACGCCCGCGCCTGGCGCGCCCTGGTCGGGGCCGAGGCGGGTGCCGACGAGGAGGCGCAGGCCGACCTGTTCCTGGACTGGCTGCGCACCACCACCACGCCGTGGCTGGTCGTGCTGGACGACGTGGACGACCTCGCGGAACCCGCCGGGCTGTGGCCCGCGGGGGACGCCGGGCGCAGCCTCGTCACCACCCGGCGGCGCGACGCGGCGTTGCTGCGCCCGGACGTGCGGGTCGTGCCGGTGGGCATGTTCGACCCCGACGAGGCCGCCGCCTACCTGTCCGCGCGGCTGTCGGTCGACCCCCGGCACAGCCCCGCGGAACTGGTCGCGCTCGCCGACGCGCTCGGCTGCTTCCCGCTGGCGCTGTCCCAGGCCGCCGCGTTCCTCATCGACAGCGGTATCGGCGTGCGCGGCTACCTGGACCTGCTGGCCGACCGCCGGCAGCGGGTGGCCGACCTGTTCCCGCCGTCCTCACCCGCCGACGAGCACGACGACACCGTCGCGGGCACCGTGCGGCTGGCCGTCGAACGGGCGTCCACGCTGGCGGCCAACGCGCTCGACGTGCTCGGGCTCGTCGCCGTGCTCTCGCCCGACGGCATCCCCGAGGCCGTGCTGCTCGACGGCGGGCGCAACCTGCTGGCGCTGCGGGCGCTGCACCGGCTCAACCTCGTCACCCACGTCGGCCGGGTGGAGGCGCACGCGCTCGTGCAGCGGACCGTGCGCGACCTCGTGCCGGACCCGGCCGCCGTGGCCGTGGCGGCGGCCGACGCCCTCGAACGCGAGTGGGCCTCCGCCGACCCCGACACCGCGGCGGCCCTGCACCGCAACGCCGAGGTGCTGCGCGCCGTCGCGGGTGAGCACCTGTGGGACGGCGGCATGCACCCCGTGCTGCTCCGCCTCGCCCGGCACCTGGCGGCCATCGGCCGGCCCGCCGCCGCCCGCGACGTGGCCGTCGCGCTGCTCGCCCGCGCCGTCGAACCGCGCGACGTCGTCGTCCTGCGCACCGAGGTGGCCAGGTCCACCGGCGACCTCGGTGACACCACGACCGCGCTCGCCGACCTGACCGGGGTGCGCGCGCTGGCCGAACGCGAACTCGGCCGCACCGACCTCGCGACCCTGTGGGCCCGCGAGCACCACGCCCGGTTCCTGATGGAGACCGGCCGCATCGACGCCGCGCTGACCGAGTTCACCGCCCTGATCGCCGACGGCGGCCTCCCCGCCTCCCACCCGCTCGTGGTGGAGGCCGAGGACAACCGGACGCTGTGCCTGGGCCTCGCGGGTGACGTCGACGGCGCCAGGGACGCGGCGACCGCGCTGGTGACCGTGCTGCGGACCGAACTGGGGCCGCGGCACCGGCAGACGCTGCGCGCCCTGGTCGGCCTCGGCCGGTGGATCGGCGAGACCGGTGACGCCCCCGCCGCCGTGGCGACCTACCGGGAAGCCGTCGAGGGGCTGGAGGCCGTCGTCGGCCGGGGCGCGCACGACACGTTCATCGCCCGCCACAACCTGGCCTACTGGCGTGCCCTCGCGGGCGACCTGGACACCGCCATCGCCGAGTTCGACGCCGCCGCGGCCGACGCGGAGCGCGCCCTGGGCGAGCGGCACCCCACGACCCTCACCTACCGGGGCAACCTGGCGTTCTGGCGCGGCGTCGCGGGCGACCCGCGGGCGGTGGAGCACCTCGCCGCCCTGCGCCGGCTCGTCGAGGACGTGTTCGGCCCCGCCCACCCCCGCGTGCTGCGCACCCGGCAGCAGCGGGCCGACCTGCTGCACCGGGCCGGGCGACGGGCCGAGGCGGTCGACGAGCTGCGCGCCGTGCTGGTCGAGATGACGCGGGTGCAGGGGGAGAACCACCCGCGCACCCGCGAGGCCGCCGACCTGCTCGACGGCTGGACCGGGCGGTAG
- a CDS encoding ABC transporter permease gives MTKNRLLWPALALVALLLVNVVVTPSFFALRMQDGALFGSLVDILRNGAPTLLIALGMTLVIATRGIDLSVGAVAAIAGAVTCTHIASGGNAWVGMGLALVLCAVLGLWNGFLVSVLGIQPIIATLVLMTAGRGIAMLITEGQIITVNSDSYRQVGAGFVVLPIAILISLAVLGLVALTTRKTALGMLIESVGVNPEASRLAGVRARTIIWTVYVFAALCAGIAGLMISSNVSAADANSAGLWIEMDAILAVVIGGTSLAGGRYSLTGTLLGALIIQTLTTTVYTAGIAPEITLVFKAVVVIAVCLLQAPVRIRVRRGVALR, from the coding sequence GTGACGAAGAACCGACTGCTCTGGCCGGCGCTGGCGCTGGTGGCGCTGCTGCTGGTGAACGTGGTGGTGACCCCGTCGTTCTTCGCGCTGCGCATGCAGGACGGCGCGTTGTTCGGCAGCCTCGTGGACATCCTGCGCAACGGCGCGCCGACGCTGCTGATCGCGCTGGGCATGACGCTGGTGATCGCGACCCGCGGCATCGACCTGTCGGTGGGCGCGGTGGCGGCCATCGCGGGCGCGGTGACGTGCACGCACATCGCGTCGGGCGGCAACGCGTGGGTCGGCATGGGGTTGGCGCTAGTGCTGTGCGCGGTGCTGGGCCTGTGGAACGGGTTCCTGGTGTCGGTGCTGGGCATCCAGCCGATCATCGCGACGCTGGTGCTGATGACGGCGGGTCGCGGTATCGCGATGCTGATCACCGAGGGCCAGATCATCACCGTGAACAGCGACTCCTACCGGCAGGTGGGCGCGGGGTTCGTGGTGCTGCCGATCGCGATCCTGATCAGCCTGGCGGTGCTGGGCCTGGTCGCGCTGACGACCCGCAAGACGGCGCTGGGCATGCTGATCGAGTCGGTCGGCGTGAACCCCGAGGCCAGCAGGCTCGCGGGTGTCCGGGCGCGCACGATCATCTGGACGGTGTACGTGTTCGCGGCGCTGTGCGCGGGCATCGCGGGCCTGATGATCAGCTCGAACGTGAGCGCGGCGGACGCCAACAGCGCCGGTCTGTGGATCGAGATGGACGCGATCCTGGCCGTGGTCATCGGCGGCACGTCGCTGGCCGGCGGCCGGTACTCGCTGACCGGCACGCTGCTGGGCGCGTTGATCATCCAGACGTTGACCACGACCGTGTACACGGCGGGCATCGCGCCGGAGATCACGCTGGTGTTCAAGGCGGTCGTGGTGATCGCGGTGTGCCTGCTCCAGGCACCGGTCCGGATCCGGGTGAGGCGAGGGGTGGCTCTGCGATGA
- the yjfF gene encoding galactofuranose ABC transporter, permease protein YjfF, translating into MTATTTAPPVGGPTTGTTRKPGGVPTRFLPVIATFVVFVATFGVGSVRYEGFASGQVVANLFIDNAFLIVLAVGMTFVILTGGIDLSVGSVVALSTMIAAAMLRSGWPAWLTVLAVLAAGSVLGLAMGWVIHRFGVQPFIVTLAGMFLARGLCFVISVESVSIKDATFRDLATGTVELPGGVTITYGVVIALAAVLAAVYVLHLTRFGRTVYAVGGSESSARLMGLATGRVKIGVYVISGFCSALAGLLFSLYMLSGYSLHAVGMELDAIAAVVVGGSLLSGGVGFVIGSVVGVLVLGTIQTLISFEGTLSSWWTKIVIGALLLAFIVLQRVIVRRT; encoded by the coding sequence ATGACGGCGACGACGACCGCACCGCCGGTGGGCGGGCCGACCACCGGCACGACGCGCAAGCCGGGCGGGGTGCCCACGCGGTTCCTGCCGGTGATCGCCACGTTCGTGGTGTTCGTGGCGACGTTCGGCGTCGGCTCGGTGCGCTACGAGGGGTTCGCGTCCGGGCAGGTGGTGGCGAACCTGTTCATCGACAACGCGTTCCTGATCGTGCTCGCCGTGGGCATGACGTTCGTGATCCTGACCGGCGGCATCGACCTGTCGGTGGGCTCGGTCGTGGCGCTGTCCACGATGATCGCGGCGGCGATGCTGCGCTCCGGCTGGCCGGCGTGGCTGACCGTGCTGGCCGTGCTGGCCGCGGGTTCGGTGCTGGGCCTGGCGATGGGGTGGGTGATCCACCGGTTCGGCGTGCAGCCGTTCATCGTGACGCTGGCGGGCATGTTCCTGGCGCGCGGCCTGTGCTTCGTGATCAGCGTGGAGTCCGTCTCCATCAAGGACGCGACGTTCCGCGACCTGGCGACCGGGACGGTCGAGCTGCCGGGCGGGGTGACCATCACCTACGGCGTGGTGATCGCGCTGGCGGCGGTGCTGGCGGCGGTGTACGTGCTGCACCTGACGCGGTTCGGGCGCACGGTGTACGCGGTGGGCGGCAGCGAGTCGTCGGCGCGGCTGATGGGCCTGGCCACGGGCCGGGTGAAGATCGGCGTGTACGTGATCAGCGGGTTCTGCTCGGCGCTGGCCGGTCTGCTGTTCAGCCTCTACATGCTCTCCGGCTACAGCCTGCACGCGGTGGGCATGGAGCTGGACGCCATCGCTGCGGTCGTGGTGGGCGGCAGCCTGCTGTCGGGCGGTGTCGGGTTCGTGATCGGCTCGGTGGTGGGCGTGCTGGTGCTGGGCACGATCCAGACGCTGATCTCCTTCGAGGGCACGCTGTCCTCGTGGTGGACGAAGATCGTGATCGGCGCGCTGCTGCTCGCCTTCATCGTGCTCCAGCGGGTCATCGTGCGTCGCACCTGA
- a CDS encoding ABC transporter substrate-binding protein yields MLKKIATAASAVLLAALTACGSGGSGDAGSPAADDGKLTMGFAQVGAESGWRTANTKSIQEEAAAAGVDLKFSDAQQKQENQIKAIRSYIQQKVDVIAFSPVVETGWDTVLLEAKRANIPVILTDRAVDSDDTSLYKTFLGSDFIEEGKKAGEWLKENAAGAKNVVELQGTTGAAPAIDRKKGFEDAIAGTDLKIVATQTGDFTRSGGKQVMEAFLKSVPQIDVVYAHNDDMGLGAIEAIKAAGKVPGKDIKIITVDAVKDGMTALAAGEINFIVECNPLLGKQLMELAKKVVAGEEVPPRVVTEETTFTSEQAKAALPERKY; encoded by the coding sequence GTGCTGAAGAAGATCGCGACCGCCGCCAGCGCGGTCCTGTTGGCCGCGCTGACCGCGTGCGGCTCCGGTGGGTCCGGGGACGCCGGCTCCCCGGCCGCCGACGACGGCAAGCTCACCATGGGCTTCGCCCAGGTGGGCGCCGAGAGCGGCTGGCGCACCGCGAACACCAAGTCGATCCAGGAGGAGGCCGCCGCGGCCGGGGTCGACCTGAAGTTCTCCGACGCGCAGCAGAAGCAGGAGAACCAGATCAAGGCGATCCGCTCCTACATCCAGCAGAAGGTGGACGTCATCGCCTTCAGCCCGGTGGTGGAGACCGGCTGGGACACCGTCCTGCTGGAGGCCAAGCGCGCGAACATCCCGGTGATCCTGACCGACCGCGCGGTCGACTCGGACGACACCTCGCTCTACAAGACCTTCCTCGGTTCGGACTTCATCGAGGAGGGCAAGAAGGCCGGCGAGTGGCTGAAGGAGAACGCGGCGGGCGCGAAGAACGTCGTCGAGCTCCAGGGCACGACGGGCGCGGCGCCGGCGATCGACCGCAAGAAGGGCTTCGAGGACGCCATCGCGGGCACGGACCTGAAGATCGTCGCCACGCAGACCGGTGACTTCACCCGCTCGGGCGGCAAGCAGGTCATGGAGGCGTTCCTGAAGTCGGTGCCGCAGATCGACGTGGTCTACGCGCACAACGACGACATGGGCCTGGGTGCGATCGAGGCGATCAAGGCCGCAGGCAAGGTGCCGGGCAAGGACATCAAGATCATCACCGTGGACGCGGTGAAGGACGGCATGACCGCACTGGCCGCCGGTGAGATCAACTTCATCGTCGAGTGCAACCCCCTGCTGGGCAAGCAGCTGATGGAGCTGGCGAAGAAGGTCGTCGCCGGCGAGGAGGTGCCGCCGCGGGTGGTCACCGAGGAGACGACGTTCACCTCGGAGCAGGCCAAGGCCGCGCTCCCGGAGCGCAAGTACTGA
- a CDS encoding sugar ABC transporter ATP-binding protein, translating to MRGISVEFPGVKALQEVDFRLFPGEVHALMGENGAGKSTLIKALTGVHPLAAGEIRHAGEPVSFAGPAQAQAAGISTVYQEVNLCANLTVAENILLGREPRKFGRIDGKGMRRRSAELLARIGLRIDPGSVLGSHPIAVQQLVAIARAVAVDAQVLVLDEPTSSLDVDEVAELFRIIRVLRDEGVAVLFVTHFLEQVYEISDRMTVLRNGRLVGERMTASFSRIDLVSAMLGREMGVLEEIEHRSGNTPGEPLLVAQGLGRKGSVAPFDLEVRAGEVVGLAGLLGSGRTEVARLLFGADKADSGRVLVDGTPLRLTGPRAAIGAGIAFSSEDRKAEGVVADLTIRDNLVLALQAARGWARPVPRRQADELVAKYVEMLDIRPADADAVVGTLSGGNQQKVLLARWLVTEPRLLILDEPTRGIDVGAKAQIQKVVADLAADGMAVVFISAELEEVVRIADRVVVMRDRKMVAELGGDAGVDDVMELIAGTVDEPAEAEVVVTPIDKAVAS from the coding sequence ATGCGGGGCATCTCGGTGGAGTTCCCCGGTGTGAAGGCACTGCAAGAGGTGGACTTCCGGCTGTTCCCCGGCGAGGTCCACGCCCTGATGGGCGAGAACGGAGCGGGCAAGTCCACGCTCATCAAGGCGCTGACGGGCGTGCACCCGCTCGCCGCGGGCGAGATCCGCCACGCGGGGGAACCCGTGTCGTTCGCCGGGCCCGCGCAGGCGCAGGCGGCCGGGATCAGCACCGTCTACCAGGAGGTGAACCTCTGCGCGAACCTGACCGTGGCGGAGAACATCCTCCTCGGGCGCGAGCCCCGGAAGTTCGGCCGGATCGACGGCAAGGGCATGCGCAGGCGTTCGGCGGAGCTGCTGGCGCGCATCGGGCTGCGCATCGACCCGGGTTCGGTCCTGGGCAGTCACCCGATCGCGGTGCAGCAGCTGGTGGCCATCGCGCGCGCGGTCGCCGTGGACGCCCAGGTCCTGGTGCTCGACGAGCCCACCTCCAGCCTGGACGTCGACGAGGTGGCGGAGCTGTTCCGGATCATCCGGGTGCTGCGCGACGAGGGCGTCGCGGTGCTGTTCGTGACGCACTTCCTGGAGCAGGTGTACGAGATCTCCGACCGGATGACGGTCCTGCGCAACGGCCGGCTGGTCGGTGAGCGCATGACCGCCTCGTTCAGCCGGATCGACCTGGTGTCGGCGATGCTGGGGCGCGAGATGGGCGTGCTGGAGGAGATCGAGCACCGGTCCGGCAACACGCCGGGCGAGCCGCTGCTCGTGGCGCAGGGCCTGGGGCGCAAGGGGTCGGTGGCGCCGTTCGACCTGGAGGTGCGCGCGGGCGAGGTGGTCGGCCTGGCCGGGCTGCTCGGTTCCGGGCGCACGGAGGTGGCGCGGCTGCTGTTCGGCGCGGACAAGGCCGACTCGGGCCGGGTGCTGGTGGACGGGACGCCGCTGCGGCTGACCGGGCCGCGCGCGGCGATCGGGGCGGGCATCGCGTTCTCCTCGGAGGACCGCAAGGCCGAGGGCGTGGTGGCGGACCTGACCATCCGGGACAACCTGGTGCTGGCGCTCCAGGCGGCCCGCGGCTGGGCCCGGCCGGTGCCGCGCAGGCAGGCCGACGAACTGGTGGCGAAGTACGTGGAGATGCTGGACATCCGGCCCGCCGACGCGGACGCGGTGGTGGGCACCCTGTCCGGCGGCAACCAGCAGAAGGTGCTGCTGGCCCGGTGGCTGGTGACCGAGCCCCGGCTGTTGATCCTGGACGAGCCGACGCGCGGCATCGACGTCGGCGCGAAGGCGCAGATCCAGAAGGTGGTGGCGGACCTGGCGGCCGACGGCATGGCGGTCGTGTTCATCTCCGCCGAGTTGGAGGAGGTGGTCCGCATCGCGGACCGGGTGGTCGTGATGCGCGACCGGAAGATGGTCGCCGAACTGGGCGGCGACGCGGGCGTGGACGACGTGATGGAGCTGATCGCGGGGACGGTCGACGAGCCCGCCGAGGCCGAGGTCGTCGTGACGCCGATCGACAAGGCGGTGGCCTCGTGA